The following proteins are encoded in a genomic region of Brachypodium distachyon strain Bd21 chromosome 1, Brachypodium_distachyon_v3.0, whole genome shotgun sequence:
- the LOC100828535 gene encoding uncharacterized protein LOC100828535, giving the protein MAASLRSPPPVPASAFRRSRPGAAVVRASSSSSSSSSTAVSSAPKARFVARRSESTSVQQLARPLAEYMGLPASQYSVLDAERIERVDDSTFRCYVYRFRFFALEVCPVLLVRVDEEPNGCCIRLLSCKLEGSPLVEAQNDKFSASMANRVFCNNSSDGSQQLTSDATIEVTIDIPFPFRAIPVEAIESSGRQVLEQLLRVMLPRFLKQLDKDYQAWASGDSSRKPLGTGEI; this is encoded by the exons ATGGCTGCGTCCCtccgctccccgccgccggtccCAGCCTCCGCCTTCCGCCGCTCACGGCCCGGGGCCGCCGTCgtccgcgcctcctcttcttcctcctcctcgtcgtccacggccGTGTCGTCTGCTCCCAAGGCGCGCTTCGTCGCCCGCCGCTCCGAGTCCACCTCCGTGCAGCAGCTCGCCCGCCCCCTCG CGGAGTACATGGGCCTGCCGGCGAGCCAGTACTCGGTGCTGGACGCGGAGCGCATCGAGCGCGTCGACGACTCCACCTTCCGCTGCTACGTCTACCGCTTCCGCTTCTTCGCGCTCGAGGTCTGCCccgtcctcctcgtccgcgTCGACGAGGAGCCCAACGGCTGCTGCATCCGCCTCCTCTCCTGCAAG CTTGAGGGGTCACCCCTTGTGGAGGCGCAGAATGACAAATTCTCAG CTTCCATGGCGAATAGGGTTTTCTGCAATAACAGTTCAGATGGCTCTCAACAGCTTACATCAGATGCCACAATCGAG GTTACAATTGATATACCCTTTCCATTTCGAGCAATACCAGTTGAAGCCATTGAATCAAGTGGCCGGCAAGTGCTCGAGCAGCTGCTCCGAGTCATGCTTCCACGATTTCTGAAGCAG CTTGATAAAGACTACCAAGCTTGGGCTTCAGGCGATTCTTCAAGGAAACCACTTGGCACCGGTGAAATATGA
- the LOC100840185 gene encoding pheophorbide a oxygenase, chloroplastic, with product MRVAMASPSLFLSPSPPLHRPLLPSLPARPASRRNGLRRARAGTRLRVAAPPSVPGEAERTEEPSTSSPESGERFVWRDHWYPVSLVEDLDPRVPTPFQLLNRDLVIWKDPNSGEWAALDDRCPHRLAPLSEGRIDETGCLQCSYHGWSFDGSGACTKIPQAAPEGPEARAVRSPRACAIKFPTLVSQGLLFVWPDENGWEKAKATKPPMLPEEFNDPAFSTVTIQRDLFYGYDTLMENVSDPSHIEFAHHKVTGRRDRARPLTFKMESSGAWGYSGANSGNPRITATFEAPCYALNKIEIDTKLPILGDQKWVIWICSFNIPMAPGKTRSIVCSARNFFQFTMPGKAWWQFIPRWYEHWTSNLVYDGDMIVLQGQEKVFLSASKESSADVNQQYTKLTFTPTQADRFVLAFRAWLRKFGNSQPDWFGSPSQEALPSTVLSKREMLDRYEQHTLKCSSCKGAYNSFQTLQKVFMGATVAFGATAGIPAEVQFRILLGAAALVSAALAYAFFDLQKHFVFVDYVHADID from the exons ATGCGCGTGGCGATGGcttctccctccctcttcctctccccgagcccgccgcTGCACCGGCCGCTGCTCCCTTCACTCCCGGCGCGTCCGGCCTCTCGTCGCAACGGTCTCCGTCGCGCCCGTGCCGGGACCCGCCTCCGcgtggccgcgccgccctcggTCCCCGGCGAGGCGGAGCGGACGGAGGAGCCGAGCACGTCGTCGCCGGAGTCGGGGGAGAGGTTCGTGTGGCGGGATCACTGGTACCCGGTTTCCCTCGTCGAGGACCTCGACCCCCGCGTACCCACCCCGTTCCAGCTCCTCAACCGCGACCTCGTCATCTGGAAGGACCCCAACTCCGGCGAGTGGGCCGCGCTCgacgaccgctgcccgcaccGCCTCGCCCCACTCTCG GAGGGGAGAATCGACGAGACTGGCTGCTTGCAGTGCTCCTACCACGGCTGGTCATTCGATGGCTCTGGCGCCTGCACGAAGATCCCCCAGGCCGCGCCTGAGGGGCCAGAAGCCCGGGCGGTGCGGTCGCCGAGGGCTTGTGCGATCAAGTTCCCCACCCTCGTGTCTCAGGGGCTGCTCTTTGTGTGGCCTGACGAGAATGGGTGGGAGAAGGCCAAGGCTACCAAGCCTCCAAT GTTGCCAGAAGAGTTCAATGACCCGGCTTTCTCCACGGTGACGATCCAGAGGGATCTGTTCTATGGGTATGATACGTTGATGGAGAATGTCTCTGACCCGTCACATATAGAATTTGCCCACCACAAG GTCACTGGACGAAGAGATAGAGCCAGGCCTTTGACATTCAAAATGGAATCAAGCGGTGCATGGGGATATTCAGGGGCTAATTCTGGTAATCCTCGCATCACTGCAACTTTTGAGGCCCCTTGCTATGCCTTGAACAA AATAGAGATTGACACAAAATTACCTATTCTGGGAGATCAGAAATGGGTAATATGGATTTGCTCCTTCAACATTCCAATGGCCCCAGGAAAAACTCGCTCTATTGTTTGCAGCGCTCGAAACTTTTTTCAGTTTACCATGCCAGGAAAAGCATGGTGGCAG TTTATCCCTCGATGGTATGAACATTGGACCTCAAATTTGGTCTATGATGGTGATATGATCGTTCTTCAAGGCCAAGAGAAGGTTTTCCTATCTGCATCTAAGGAGTCTTCTGCTGATGTTAACCAGCAGTACACAAAGCTCACATTCACACCCACACAGGCTGACCGATTTGTTTTAGCATTCCGAGCATGGCTAAGGAAATTTGGCAATAGCCAGCCTGACTGGTTTGGAAGTCCTAGCCAAGAAGCATTACCTTCTACCGTCCTTTCAAAGCGTGAG ATGCTAGACAGATACGAGCAGCACACACTGAAGTGTTCGTCTTGCAAAGGAGCGTACAACTCCTTCCAGACCCTGCAGAAGGTCTTCATGGGAGCAACGGTGGCGTTCGGCGCCACCGCTGGGATTCCTGCAGAGGTTCAATTCAGAATATTGCTTGGTGCTGCTGCTTTGGTTAGTGCGGCTCTGGCGTACGCCTTCTTCGACCTCCAGAAGCATTTTGTGTTTGTAGATTACGTGCATGCTGACATTGATTAA
- the LOC100840494 gene encoding cyclin-dependent kinases regulatory subunit 1 encodes MGQIQYSEKYFDDTFEYRHVVLPPEVAKLLPKNRLLAENEWRALGVQQSRGWVHYAVHRPEPHIMLFRRPLNYQQQQEAAAAAAAQMMPK; translated from the exons ATGGGTCAGATCCAGTACTCCGAGAAGTACTTCGACGACACCTTCGAGTACAG GCACGTCGTCCTCCCGCCGGAAGTCGCCAAGCTCCTCCCCAAGAACCGCCTCCTCGCTGAG AACGAGTGGCGTGCGCTCGGCGTTCAGCAGAGCCGCGGGTGGGTGCACTACGCGGTCCACCGGCCGGAGCCGCACATCATGCTGTTCCGCCGCCCGCTCAactaccagcagcagcaggaggctgcggcggccgccgcagctcAGATGATGCCCAAGTGA
- the LOC100828833 gene encoding aquaporin TIP1-1 has translation MPISRVAVGSHHEVYQAGALKAAVAEFISTLIFVFAGQGSGMAFNKLNAGGAATPAGLISAAIAHAFALFVAVSVGANISGGHVNPAVTFGAFLGGNITLFRGLLYWVAQLLGSTAACFLLRFSTGGLPTGTFGLTGVSVWEALVLEIVMTFGLVYTVYATAVDPKKGSIGTIAPLAIGFIVGANILVGGAFDGASMNPAVSFGPALVSWEWGYQWVYWVGPLIGGGLAGVIYEVLFISHTHEQLPTTDY, from the exons ATGCCGATCAGCAGGGTTGCCGTGGGGAGCCACCATGAGGTGTACCAGGCCGGCGCCCTCAAGGCGGCCGTCGCCGAGTTCATCTCCACGCTCATCTTCGTCTTCGCCGGCCAGGGCTCCGGCATGGCCTTCA ACAAGCTGAACGCGGGCGGtgccgcgacgccggcgggcCTGATCTCGGCGGCGATAGCGCACGCCTTCGCGCTCTTCGTGGCCGTCTCGGTCGGCGCCAACATCTCCGGCGGGCACGTGAACCCGGCGGTGACCTTCGGCGCCTTCCTGGGCGGCAACATCACGCTCTTCCGCGGCCTCCTCTACTGGGTCGCGCAGCTGCTGGGCTCGACCGCGGCGTGCTTCCTGCTCCGCTTCTCCACGGGCGGGCTCCCCACGGGCACCTTCGGCCTGACCGGAGTCTCCGTGTGGGAGGCGCTGGTGCTGGAGATCGTCATGACCTTCGGCCTCGTCTACACCGTGTACGCCaccgccgtcgaccccaaGAAGGGCAGCATCGGCACCATCGCGCCGCTCGCGATTGGGTTCATTGTGGGAGCCAACATCCTTGTTGGTGGCGCGTTTGATGGCGCTTCCATGAACCCGGCTGTTTCCTTTGGCCCGGCGTTGGTTAGCTGGGAATGGGGGTACCAGTGGGTGTACTGGGTTGGCCCCCTCATCGGCGGTGGCCTTGCTGGGGTGATTTACGAGGTGCTCTTCATCTCCCACACCCATGAGCAGCTCCCCACCACCGACTACTAA
- the LOC106866777 gene encoding glycine-rich cell wall structural protein 1.8-like, with amino-acid sequence MANLGGGRGGGFDPGVVGDGHGYPAQAHGSGGGAGRGGAPPQAHGYGGGAPAMAFGRGQGQGSGAAPDRGSGYGSGGEAHGGGYGDFHPGRWAAGHYGGGGRYGGGGYRRRYEFRAGRGDYRGGRGAYNGNARGCGAYAGGGRGSGGRNIPYSYSADESSARGGAAGGAQMSATSVATVVASAGGHPHLAEPQAAQEMPVVQAQVTAALPAASAGLDAADVPSAVVQQRAQEKAPDFIPLEPVIVNVAGSSSGSNNAAAVATKTGKRKDKVKCFRCGFTGHISFDCTTVLCDYCESAEHVSSVYPLLLAPKPQVVMHGVC; translated from the coding sequence ATGGCGAACCTTGGTGGAGGTAGGGGAGGCGGCTTTGATCCTGGTGTTGTTGGTGATGGCCACGGCTATCCTGCTCAGGCGCATGGATCTGGCGGTGGTGCGGGCCGCGGTGGCGCTCCTCCTCAGGCGCATGGATATGGCGGTGGTGCTCCTGCTATGGCGTTTGGCCGAGGTCAGGGACAGGGTTCTGGTGCTGCGCCTGATCGGGGTTCTGGTTATGGCAGTGGCGGCGAGGCTCATGGCGGTGGCTATGGCGACTTCCACCCTGGTCGTTGGGCTGCTGGTCActatggtggtggtggtcggTATGGCGGCGGTGGATATCGTCGGCGGTATGAGTTCCGGGCGGGTCGTGGAGACTACCGTGGTGGTCGAGGGGCTTACAATGGTAATGCTCGTGGTTGTGGTGCTTACGCAGGTGGTGGTCGTGGCTCAGGTGGCCGAAACATCCCCTATTCTTATTCGGCAGACGAGTCGTCAGCAcgtggtggtgctgctggaggcGCCCAAATGTCTGCTACGTCGGTTGCGACGGTTGTTGCTAGTGCAGGAGGGCATCCGCATCTGGCGGAGCCTCAGGCGGCGCAGGAGATGCCCGTGGTTCAGGCTCAAGTGACGGCTGCTCTGCCAGCAGCTTCAGCAGGTCTGGATGCTGCTGATGTTCCCTCTGCCGTGGTGCAACAGCGAGCTCAAGAGAAAGCACCTGATTTTATCCCGTTGGAGCCGGTCATTGTGAATGTGGCTGGCAGTTCATCAGGGTCAAACAATGCGGCTGCTGTTGCTACTAAAACTGGGAAGAGAAAAGATAAGGTAAAATGTTTCCGATGTGGGTTCACAGGCCACATTTCTTTTGATTGTACTACGGTGTTGTGCGATTATTGTGAATCCGCGGAGCATGTGTCTTCTGTGTACCCTCTTTTACTTGCTCCAAAACCACAAGTGGTGATGCATGGGGTATGCTGA